Genomic DNA from Paenibacillus borealis:
GCCGGAGCTGTTGTTCAAGAGTGCAGCCAGCGACGATATGGCGGAAGGCATGATTCATATGCTAAGCAACCGCAAGCTGCTGCCGGGCCGTGACGAATGCCGGAATCATGTGCTGGAGAAGTATACCTGGCAGCATGTAGGCGACAAGATAGAGTCCGTATTCCTCGAAACTTTGGGAAAGGGTGTGAGCGTAGGATGATCAAAGTCGCTTATATTGATCACACCGCCAAATGGAGCGGCGGAGAGGTTGCCTTGTTCAACATTCTCACCAATATCGGTGAACAGATTAGCCCGCTGGTGATTCTGGCGGAAGAAGGCACTTTGGCGGAACGCCTGCGGGAGAAGGGCATCGATGTCCGCATTATCCCGCTGGATGAGAGCATCCGCAGCCGCGGACGCAACGCTGTGAATCTCGGGGCCCCGGCTGCTGCAATGAAGCTGCTGGCCTACGGCCGCAAGCTCGCCCCGCTGCTCAAAGAGGAGAAGGTCGATTGCGTGCATACCAATTCGCTGAAATCGGCATTTTACGGAGCGGTGGCTGCCAAAAAAGCCGGAGTGCCCCTGATCTGGCATATCCGGGACCATATCGGAGCCCCGTACCTGAAGCCGGTTGTCGCCAAGGCGATCCGGCTGCTGTCACGCCTGCTGCCGAACGGCGTCATCGCCAATTCCCATTCCACGCTGAATGCACTGGAGCTGCCGCGGTCGAAGAAGACGCTGGTCGTCTACTCCGCTTTTGCCAAAGCCATCGGTGAAGGAATCGGCAAGCGGGACCAGAAGGACTTCAACGTCCTGCTGGTGGGACGCCTGGCTCACTGGAAAGGCCAGCATATTGTACTGGAAGCTGCCAAGGCCTTCAAGAATGACCGCCGGGTGAAATTCTGGCTTGCCGGGGACGCGCTGTTCGGGGAAGAGGAGTACAAACAGGAATTAATTCAGCAGATGCAGCAAGGCAACATTACCAATGTCAGCCTGCTGGGTCATGTAGATGACATACAAGGACTTATGAACAAAGCCGATTTGCTGATTCACACGTCGATCACCCCCGAGCCGTTTGGCCAGGTCATCGTCGAAGGTATGGCGGCCGGACTGCCGGTGATTGCCTCCAATGAAGGCGGACCGGTGGAGATTGTAGTTCCTGGCGTAACAGGACTGCTGATCCAGCCGGGAGATGCTACTGTACTTGCAGACTCCATCACCTGGATGCTGAACCATCCCGAAGAGCGTAGACGGATGGCGGATAATGGAATGAAACGGGTGAAAGAGCATTTTGTCATCGAGAACACGGTCAAGGATATCGTCGCTTACTACAAAGGTTTGCTGGCGGTTACCTGACCCTCTGCCTTGAACAATGCTTAAGACTTGCTTCACCATCCGTTCCTACCATGCGTTCACTGCTTGATGATGCTGCTCCATAAAACTTTGAGGATGATTCACATGAAAATTGCGATAGCGCACGATTACTTAATCCAAATGGGCGGAGCGGAAAGAGTGGTGGAGGTTTTTCATCACATGTATCCGGATGCTCCGATCTTCACAACGGTTTTTAACGGAAGCCGCCTGACCGATAACCTCAAAGATGCGGATATCCGGGCCTCCTGGCTGCAGAAAATCCCGGGTGTGAAGAAGAATTTCAAAGGGGTGCTGCCGCTCTATCCGATGGCCGTCCGCGATTTGGACTTCAGCGGGTATGATATCGTCCTTAGCTCCAGCAGTGCTTTTATGAAAAGCATCCAGGTTCCCGAGTCTACATTTCATCTGTGTTACTGCCATACCCCCATGCGGTTCGCCTGGGATTATGACACCTACATGGAGCGCCAGTCGAATTCCGGTATATTCAAAAGACTGCTCAAGGTATACATGCAGCGCCTGAAGAACTGGGACCAGCGTACCTCCAAAAATGTAAATCAGTTCGTAGCCAACTCCTCCGTCGTGAAGACGCGGATTCAGAATTATTATCACCGGGATTCCGATGTGATCTTCCCGCCGATTAATACAGCGCGCTTCACCAGCTCTCCTACCATTGGAGATTACTATCTGATCGTATCCCGGCTGGTTTCCTACAAGCGGATCGATCTGGCAGTGGAGGCGTTCAACCGTAACGGGGTGAAGCTGTATATCGTGGGAGACGGGCCGGACCGCAAACGTCTGGAAGGCATGGCCAAGGATAATGTATCCTTCCTGGGCCGGCTGGAGGATGAGGAAGTGACAGGGCTGATGTCGCAGTGCCGGGCGCTTGTTTTTCCCGGAGAAGAGGATTTCGGCAT
This window encodes:
- a CDS encoding glycosyltransferase family 4 protein; translation: MIKVAYIDHTAKWSGGEVALFNILTNIGEQISPLVILAEEGTLAERLREKGIDVRIIPLDESIRSRGRNAVNLGAPAAAMKLLAYGRKLAPLLKEEKVDCVHTNSLKSAFYGAVAAKKAGVPLIWHIRDHIGAPYLKPVVAKAIRLLSRLLPNGVIANSHSTLNALELPRSKKTLVVYSAFAKAIGEGIGKRDQKDFNVLLVGRLAHWKGQHIVLEAAKAFKNDRRVKFWLAGDALFGEEEYKQELIQQMQQGNITNVSLLGHVDDIQGLMNKADLLIHTSITPEPFGQVIVEGMAAGLPVIASNEGGPVEIVVPGVTGLLIQPGDATVLADSITWMLNHPEERRRMADNGMKRVKEHFVIENTVKDIVAYYKGLLAVT
- a CDS encoding glycosyltransferase, which gives rise to MKIAIAHDYLIQMGGAERVVEVFHHMYPDAPIFTTVFNGSRLTDNLKDADIRASWLQKIPGVKKNFKGVLPLYPMAVRDLDFSGYDIVLSSSSAFMKSIQVPESTFHLCYCHTPMRFAWDYDTYMERQSNSGIFKRLLKVYMQRLKNWDQRTSKNVNQFVANSSVVKTRIQNYYHRDSDVIFPPINTARFTSSPTIGDYYLIVSRLVSYKRIDLAVEAFNRNGVKLYIVGDGPDRKRLEGMAKDNVSFLGRLEDEEVTGLMSQCRALVFPGEEDFGITPLEANAAGRPVIAYQAGGALDTIIPYVNGVFFQHQEVDDLLQAIDEAESYAWDIEQIMGHARKFDEQAFMVQFKQYVEQAYVNFLKGG